The proteins below come from a single Prolixibacter sp. NT017 genomic window:
- a CDS encoding aminoacyl-histidine dipeptidase produces MRKLNKLSPQPVWGYFEDICQVPRPSKKEEQIIQFLLEFAEKHNLDAKTDEAGNVLISKPATPGKEKVKKVILQSHIDMVCEKNSDTEHDFEKDAIKAYVDGEWVTAEGTTLGADCGIGMAAAMAVLTVNDFEHGPIESLFTVDEETGLTGAFALQPGFLTGSILLNLDSEDEGELFIGCAGGVDTVATFNYQPEASPAGMFAVKLSVTGLLGGHSGDDIHKGRGNANKILNRFIWDATQKYGARLASFDGGNLRNAIAREAFGIILVPSGKKEQLTADFNVFRSTLQNELAITEPKLKLDLESTEAPPTVMDEDTQRRLLLALYACPHGVLGMSFRMPGMVETSTNLASVKFKEGNQIEITTSQRSDLNSGKEDAAAMVKSVFQLAGAEVRHSDGYPGWTPNPDSEIMEITRTAYSKLFTQEPIVRSIHAGLECGLFLEKYPSLDMISFGPTIRGAHSPDEKIEIETVTKFWDLLVEVLTKIPEAK; encoded by the coding sequence ATGAGAAAGTTAAATAAGCTCTCTCCGCAGCCTGTATGGGGCTATTTTGAAGACATTTGCCAGGTTCCCAGGCCATCGAAAAAGGAGGAGCAGATTATTCAGTTCCTGCTGGAATTTGCTGAAAAACATAATTTGGATGCCAAAACGGATGAGGCAGGAAATGTTTTAATCTCCAAACCGGCTACTCCCGGAAAGGAAAAAGTCAAGAAGGTGATTCTGCAGTCGCATATCGATATGGTGTGCGAAAAGAATTCAGATACCGAACATGATTTCGAGAAAGACGCTATTAAAGCCTATGTTGACGGAGAATGGGTGACGGCCGAAGGTACGACACTTGGTGCCGACTGTGGAATTGGTATGGCTGCTGCCATGGCGGTTCTCACGGTCAACGATTTCGAGCATGGACCAATCGAAAGCCTTTTCACGGTAGATGAAGAGACCGGACTGACTGGTGCATTTGCACTTCAGCCTGGATTTTTGACCGGCTCGATTCTTTTGAACCTTGATTCGGAAGACGAAGGGGAGTTGTTCATCGGCTGTGCCGGTGGCGTCGATACTGTTGCTACGTTCAATTATCAACCGGAAGCTTCTCCTGCCGGGATGTTTGCCGTTAAATTGTCGGTAACCGGATTGTTAGGCGGTCATTCGGGCGATGATATTCATAAAGGCAGGGGGAATGCCAACAAAATTTTGAACCGCTTCATTTGGGACGCTACACAGAAATATGGAGCACGTCTGGCTTCGTTTGATGGCGGAAACCTGCGTAACGCGATTGCACGTGAAGCATTTGGTATTATCCTGGTGCCTTCGGGTAAAAAGGAACAATTAACCGCTGATTTTAATGTATTCCGTTCAACGTTACAGAACGAATTGGCGATTACTGAACCGAAGCTGAAGCTTGATCTGGAAAGCACGGAGGCTCCGCCAACGGTAATGGATGAGGATACTCAGCGTCGGTTGTTGCTTGCATTGTATGCTTGTCCGCATGGCGTGTTGGGAATGAGTTTCCGGATGCCGGGAATGGTGGAAACGTCTACTAACCTGGCTTCGGTGAAGTTCAAGGAAGGAAATCAAATTGAGATAACTACCAGCCAGCGTAGCGACCTGAACAGTGGCAAAGAGGATGCAGCTGCCATGGTTAAATCGGTTTTCCAGCTGGCTGGTGCCGAAGTTCGCCACAGCGATGGTTACCCGGGCTGGACTCCTAATCCCGATTCCGAAATCATGGAGATTACCCGCACTGCTTACAGCAAACTCTTTACGCAAGAGCCCATTGTTCGCTCTATTCATGCCGGATTGGAGTGCGGATTATTCCTGGAAAAGTACCCTTCGTTGGATATGATTTCATTCGGCCCCACCATTCGGGGAGCGCATTCACCTGATGAGAAGATTGAAATTGAAACAGTGACTAAGTTCTGGGATTTACTGGTTGAAGTATTGACTAAAATTCCGGAAGCGAAATAA
- a CDS encoding DUF6340 family protein: protein MTTKSLLTSLLILFFLSGCYTTNNFGFVDMQVMEPATVSLPDSIVDLAIVDFHRTQKADETDLKTNADSIVDRYAAETLKGFKSQTDSVRYFNHVEVVSNGLDIMPKGLLLPDSILRQKLSAYCDSLGVQTLVALDTVWLSDNSKKTQLVKKVVLGSRWGFFNALGDSKTYWKIYTDTMLWIPNRTESIAYEKNNRYPKTFVDVLDTYGENNGTRVAMLFVPSWKWTDRLIYYSGNDEMKKADTLATKNQWKEAAEIWTKMSKSDNKNIRAKATFNMALACEMLGHIELALEWVSKSYHVYDNEDHKQKCMDYINILATRLQQERKLKKQFGG from the coding sequence ATGACCACTAAAAGTCTACTAACTAGTCTGTTGATTCTATTTTTTCTTTCGGGATGTTATACCACAAATAATTTTGGTTTTGTCGACATGCAGGTGATGGAACCGGCTACAGTTTCCTTGCCTGACAGCATCGTGGACCTGGCTATTGTTGACTTTCACCGAACTCAGAAAGCAGATGAAACTGACCTCAAAACGAATGCAGACAGCATTGTAGACCGATATGCTGCAGAAACCTTAAAAGGATTTAAATCACAGACAGATAGTGTTCGGTATTTTAACCATGTTGAAGTAGTTTCCAACGGGCTAGACATTATGCCGAAAGGACTGTTGCTGCCCGATTCCATATTGCGTCAAAAGTTGTCGGCCTATTGTGACTCGCTTGGAGTCCAGACTTTGGTTGCACTTGATACTGTTTGGTTAAGCGATAACAGTAAAAAGACTCAGTTGGTAAAAAAGGTTGTTCTCGGCTCCCGCTGGGGTTTCTTCAACGCTCTTGGAGATTCAAAGACCTATTGGAAAATCTATACGGATACCATGCTTTGGATTCCCAACCGGACAGAGTCGATTGCTTATGAGAAAAATAACCGGTATCCAAAGACCTTTGTGGATGTACTTGACACTTACGGTGAAAACAACGGTACCAGGGTAGCAATGCTGTTTGTACCTTCCTGGAAATGGACTGACCGGTTGATTTATTATTCGGGAAACGATGAAATGAAGAAGGCTGATACTCTGGCAACGAAAAATCAGTGGAAAGAAGCTGCTGAAATCTGGACTAAAATGTCGAAGAGTGACAATAAAAATATCCGGGCGAAAGCAACTTTCAATATGGCTTTGGCGTGTGAAATGCTGGGGCATATTGAACTGGCGCTTGAGTGGGTTTCCAAATCATATCACGTGTACGACAATGAGGACCACAAACAGAAGTGCATGGACTATATCAATATCCTCGCCACACGCCTGCAGCAAGAGCGAAAGCTGAAAAAACAGTTTGGTGGTTGA
- a CDS encoding SLC13 family permease, with translation MNFEVLIVFVVLAFILVSLYFEILGPSFTFVIAISVLGVSRILTPAEILSGFANVQLVVILLLLLLGDIFRQTPIMEMLFDKVFKGARTYKGFMLRMMTLVAGFSAFLNNTPLVAIMMPYVHNWSKRNNTSPSKLLIPLSYAAILGGCATLIGTSTNLIVNGMVLDQEIIPGLPSLDMFDFFPVGAAMAVIGIAYMLLFSKKLLPERKDAMSQFRSRNREYILQTQINEGSPLAGKDIRNENLDRLKGLYLVEVIRDNERIPAISLTTQLRVNDQLVFAGDTETIADIITQTDSGLSFPTLGSLQESKNSEVVEVVISHNSSLIGKTVMEANFRGRYDAAIIAIHRNGERISGKITFQKLKAGDVLLLFVGKSFESRSAGTLDFYYISKVKAHRKLAKWQYFVLFGGTGLAILLSALRLVPLFTSLLVLIILINMLKIYPPKDIPKSIDYELAMVIALSLALGTAMLKTGVAEMLANSLISIFLPFGKVALLAGIFLITSLLANLITNKAAVALIFPISLTMASNLSLPPQPFILVVAFAAAANFMTPIGYQTNLMVYGPGGYSFRDFFKIGFPLTILYMAATVTILGLTYLR, from the coding sequence TTGAATTTCGAAGTACTCATAGTATTTGTTGTCCTGGCATTCATACTGGTATCCCTCTACTTTGAGATACTGGGGCCATCCTTTACGTTCGTCATTGCCATCTCGGTTCTGGGCGTTTCACGCATTCTCACCCCTGCTGAAATCCTGAGCGGCTTTGCCAATGTGCAGCTGGTCGTCATTTTGCTACTGCTGCTGCTTGGCGATATTTTCCGGCAAACGCCCATCATGGAAATGCTCTTCGATAAAGTCTTCAAAGGAGCGAGAACCTACAAAGGCTTCATGCTTCGAATGATGACACTGGTGGCCGGTTTTTCGGCTTTTTTGAACAATACTCCGTTGGTAGCCATCATGATGCCCTATGTGCACAACTGGAGCAAGCGAAACAACACTTCCCCGTCCAAATTATTAATACCGCTTTCGTACGCAGCCATTCTCGGAGGTTGTGCCACATTGATTGGTACCTCCACCAACCTGATTGTAAACGGCATGGTTCTGGACCAGGAAATCATTCCAGGCCTGCCTTCGCTCGACATGTTTGATTTCTTCCCGGTAGGTGCAGCCATGGCGGTCATCGGTATAGCCTACATGCTTTTGTTTAGCAAGAAATTACTTCCCGAAAGGAAAGATGCCATGTCGCAGTTCCGGTCGCGTAACCGCGAATATATTCTGCAGACACAGATTAACGAAGGTTCTCCTCTTGCGGGAAAAGATATCCGGAATGAAAATCTCGATCGGTTGAAAGGTTTGTACCTGGTAGAAGTGATTCGTGATAACGAACGAATCCCGGCCATCTCGCTCACCACACAGCTTCGCGTCAACGACCAGCTGGTGTTTGCTGGTGACACCGAAACCATTGCTGATATCATTACCCAAACGGATTCAGGACTCTCCTTTCCAACGTTAGGATCGCTCCAGGAAAGTAAAAACAGTGAGGTGGTGGAAGTGGTCATCTCGCATAACTCTTCCCTTATCGGGAAAACCGTAATGGAAGCCAATTTCCGCGGACGCTACGATGCAGCGATTATCGCCATCCACCGTAACGGAGAACGTATTTCGGGTAAAATCACTTTCCAGAAACTGAAAGCCGGTGACGTTTTGCTGCTCTTTGTAGGTAAAAGTTTTGAAAGCCGGTCGGCCGGAACACTTGACTTCTACTACATTTCCAAAGTAAAGGCCCACAGAAAACTGGCCAAGTGGCAGTATTTTGTTCTTTTCGGAGGAACCGGGCTGGCCATTCTGCTCTCCGCACTGCGGCTCGTGCCGCTCTTCACGTCACTGCTGGTGCTCATCATTCTCATCAACATGCTCAAGATCTATCCTCCCAAAGACATACCGAAGAGCATTGATTACGAGCTGGCCATGGTGATTGCTTTATCGCTGGCGCTGGGAACCGCCATGTTGAAGACTGGTGTAGCCGAAATGCTGGCCAACAGCCTTATCTCCATATTTTTACCTTTCGGGAAAGTGGCTCTTTTGGCGGGTATATTCCTAATAACGTCATTATTAGCGAATCTCATAACTAACAAGGCGGCAGTCGCGCTAATATTTCCCATTTCGCTGACGATGGCATCCAACCTGAGTTTACCTCCGCAACCGTTTATTTTGGTCGTAGCATTTGCCGCTGCTGCCAACTTCATGACGCCCATCGGCTACCAGACCAACTTGATGGTTTATGGTCCGGGAGGTTATTCATTCCGCGATTTCTTCAAGATTGGATTTCCGCTGACGATACTTTACATGGCCGCAACGGTAACCATTTTGGGGCTTACTTACCTTCGGTAA
- a CDS encoding DUF6340 family protein, whose product MKTCRFILAIMASALIFASCTTTQSVPIEVLKSGKVNLLAQKRNLAFLVRNFKYNVDTLGNYFSYNYKLKKAPEKENGGLDSLAVQSALGRLQKKLLATGRYDTIVTYPFNAIRPHRGKHVLPLSPGFVTKVCQESHVDGLVALEMLSYFYSKTTPDMRDQSGESTVKINALWALYLPGKEKPVDHFGYTDQLVWDRYNQDGVLDLSKKIPDRTAAVEMAAQIAGEQYARHMGPFWATANRRIITPSVDEWKKATQMAQHNQWEEAAAIWNKLASVSNERNRGIAELNLAVASEMMNQIDLAVSWASKAVKLMDGKRYGPVAGQYLAILMARQKQISRLNQQIK is encoded by the coding sequence ATGAAAACATGTCGGTTTATTTTGGCGATAATGGCCAGTGCGCTGATTTTTGCTTCATGCACTACCACGCAATCGGTTCCTATTGAAGTGTTGAAATCAGGTAAGGTTAACTTGCTTGCCCAAAAGCGGAATTTGGCGTTTTTAGTCCGAAATTTTAAATATAACGTCGATACACTGGGGAATTACTTCAGTTACAATTATAAGCTAAAAAAAGCTCCTGAAAAGGAAAATGGAGGGCTGGATAGCCTGGCAGTCCAGTCGGCATTGGGTCGTCTTCAGAAGAAATTGCTGGCAACCGGTCGCTACGATACGATTGTGACTTATCCTTTCAATGCAATTCGACCACATCGCGGTAAGCATGTTTTGCCGCTCTCTCCGGGCTTCGTTACCAAAGTTTGCCAGGAAAGCCACGTTGACGGCTTGGTGGCGTTAGAAATGCTCAGCTACTTCTATTCCAAAACAACACCCGACATGAGAGATCAATCGGGCGAATCCACTGTGAAAATCAACGCACTTTGGGCTCTTTACCTACCGGGAAAAGAAAAACCCGTCGACCATTTTGGCTATACAGACCAGTTGGTTTGGGACCGGTATAACCAGGACGGCGTTCTTGATTTGAGTAAGAAAATCCCTGACCGGACAGCGGCGGTGGAAATGGCAGCCCAAATTGCCGGAGAACAATACGCCCGTCATATGGGGCCTTTCTGGGCGACAGCGAACCGGAGGATTATTACACCTTCGGTCGATGAATGGAAGAAAGCGACGCAAATGGCGCAACATAACCAATGGGAGGAAGCCGCTGCCATTTGGAATAAGCTGGCTTCGGTTTCCAACGAGAGGAACCGTGGTATCGCGGAACTTAATCTGGCAGTTGCATCTGAAATGATGAACCAAATTGATTTAGCGGTCAGCTGGGCATCAAAGGCAGTGAAATTAATGGACGGAAAACGGTACGGGCCAGTTGCCGGACAATATCTGGCGATTTTGATGGCTCGCCAAAAACAAATTTCAAGACTAAACCAACAAATAAAATAA
- a CDS encoding porin family protein, whose product MKRLLLSFVLVALTTSLFAQLPISLGIKGSINSTKITTDNAIAGASSYTLNDLKADAANGFNVGAFLRLKHNKVFLQPELLYSVQKGKTTFDGSNLDPNSTTDDFQGAVTQHMDVKSIQVPILLGVKVLDLKVASVNLMTGPAMSFILNGSEISFNKQSGVAVDPSLYDPNNFKNNTWDWQLGAGVDVAMLSFDVRYAWALTNVSEGVSNNDPTVIGFKNKGNSLILSLGIRLF is encoded by the coding sequence ATGAAACGACTACTTCTGTCATTCGTATTGGTGGCTCTGACCACCTCACTGTTTGCTCAACTCCCGATTAGCCTTGGTATCAAGGGAAGTATTAACTCTACAAAAATTACGACCGACAATGCCATTGCCGGCGCATCAAGCTACACCCTCAATGACCTGAAGGCAGACGCAGCCAACGGCTTCAATGTGGGTGCATTTCTGCGACTGAAACATAATAAGGTTTTTCTTCAGCCTGAATTGCTGTACAGTGTGCAAAAAGGAAAAACAACTTTCGATGGTTCAAATTTGGATCCAAATTCGACTACTGATGATTTCCAGGGAGCTGTTACCCAGCACATGGATGTTAAATCGATCCAAGTTCCGATATTGTTGGGAGTAAAAGTTCTTGATTTGAAAGTTGCCTCTGTCAACCTGATGACTGGCCCTGCTATGTCATTTATTCTGAATGGCAGCGAAATAAGCTTCAACAAACAAAGTGGTGTAGCTGTTGACCCAAGTCTGTACGACCCGAATAACTTTAAAAACAATACCTGGGACTGGCAGTTGGGAGCCGGCGTTGATGTAGCCATGCTCTCTTTTGATGTCCGCTACGCTTGGGCTTTGACCAATGTTTCGGAAGGTGTATCCAACAATGACCCGACAGTTATTGGCTTTAAAAACAAAGGCAATTCACTGATCTTATCGCTGGGCATCAGATTGTTCTAA
- a CDS encoding DUF4956 domain-containing protein yields the protein MTTIAHLLTSIPLVSSVTGMFGIEWLNGPDTLELLLRFLFNLLVITIIGRYLYYRISRRKEYYFTYILIGTTVFFISFLLESVKLEIGFALGLFAVFGILRYRTDTIPIKEMTFLFVIIAISVINALAGAEISYGELFMTNVAIVLVTWAMERLWSYRQETQKKIIYERIELIKPENYGALLADLEERTGLKINRIEVGDINFLRDTAEITIFYHPYQEKASRKP from the coding sequence ATGACTACCATTGCGCATTTACTTACATCCATTCCTTTGGTTTCGTCCGTCACCGGCATGTTTGGCATCGAGTGGCTGAACGGGCCGGATACGCTGGAGTTATTACTCCGGTTTCTGTTCAACCTGCTCGTAATAACGATTATTGGCCGGTATCTTTACTACCGGATTTCACGGCGGAAAGAGTACTATTTCACTTACATCCTCATCGGTACAACGGTATTCTTCATCTCGTTTCTGCTGGAAAGTGTAAAGCTGGAAATTGGTTTTGCACTGGGCTTGTTTGCTGTTTTTGGGATTCTCCGCTACCGTACAGATACCATTCCCATCAAAGAGATGACTTTCCTCTTTGTGATTATCGCTATTTCGGTTATTAATGCCCTTGCCGGAGCGGAAATCAGCTATGGAGAGTTGTTTATGACCAACGTTGCCATCGTTCTTGTAACCTGGGCAATGGAGCGTTTGTGGTCGTATCGGCAGGAAACACAGAAGAAGATTATTTACGAACGGATTGAGCTGATAAAGCCTGAAAACTACGGTGCATTGTTGGCTGATCTGGAGGAACGAACGGGTTTGAAAATCAATCGAATCGAAGTTGGCGATATCAACTTTCTTCGCGATACAGCCGAAATTACCATTTTTTACCACCCTTATCAGGAAAAAGCTTCCCGAAAGCCTTAA
- a CDS encoding DUF2490 domain-containing protein gives MKKMIAFAGMILFLFGVRPVVAADNYGVWTSAGIRKDFHKWKFELNEEFRFSDETPSLGRYFTEIGAGYDVSDWFSLGAGYRFARDRDKNNDWRTLHRFIVDAELSKDVKQMEFSYRLRFTNEDDFIAGGNDASAFLRQKIKAEYHISNSRWDPYFSGELYYQLPEDKAGEFNKVRYTVGTKFSLNKRNHFGLFIRLQHEINVSKPDRDFITGLAYTYRL, from the coding sequence ATGAAGAAGATGATTGCTTTCGCAGGAATGATTCTTTTCCTGTTTGGTGTCAGGCCAGTGGTTGCAGCCGATAATTATGGTGTGTGGACCAGTGCTGGCATCCGTAAAGATTTTCACAAATGGAAATTTGAATTGAACGAGGAGTTTCGATTTTCGGATGAAACTCCGAGTCTGGGGCGCTATTTTACCGAGATTGGTGCCGGATACGATGTTTCAGACTGGTTTAGCCTGGGAGCGGGGTATCGCTTTGCCCGGGATCGCGATAAAAACAATGACTGGCGAACGCTTCATCGCTTTATTGTTGATGCTGAGTTGAGCAAGGATGTTAAGCAGATGGAGTTTTCTTATCGCCTGCGTTTTACCAACGAAGATGATTTTATTGCAGGTGGTAACGATGCCAGTGCGTTTCTGAGGCAAAAAATCAAGGCAGAGTACCATATCTCCAATAGTCGTTGGGACCCTTATTTCTCGGGAGAGCTTTACTACCAGTTGCCGGAAGACAAAGCCGGTGAATTCAACAAAGTAAGATACACTGTGGGAACCAAATTCTCATTGAATAAGAGGAATCATTTTGGTCTGTTTATCAGATTACAGCACGAAATCAATGTGTCTAAACCCGACCGGGATTTCATTACTGGTTTGGCCTACACCTACCGTCTGTGA
- a CDS encoding polyphosphate polymerase domain-containing protein, producing the protein MSDKKWSGMSVDLQQLLNHFEPISLNDADKARLMNRVDSKFVVSVDKLEEILSEIWSDYQVLSIDGVRNLPYRTKYLDTPDFAMFKAHVNGKLNRYKVRFREYPLTGMRFLESKFKLNRGRTIKKRISRQERIPEENEVEDQFVSEQTPYNREDLETKLYNKFNRISLIHKRVNERITIDTDIHFSLDKEEWKALGDVSVIELKQEQFSRHAGFTHILRKHGIRPVGFSKYCIGVSMLYPDTKINRMKQKILLLNKLTKHLS; encoded by the coding sequence TTGAGTGATAAAAAATGGTCAGGAATGTCAGTTGATTTGCAGCAATTACTTAATCATTTTGAGCCGATTAGTTTGAATGATGCAGACAAAGCGCGTTTGATGAATCGGGTGGATTCGAAGTTTGTGGTTTCTGTAGATAAACTGGAAGAGATCCTGTCGGAAATATGGTCGGATTACCAGGTGCTTAGTATTGATGGAGTCCGAAATTTGCCTTACCGGACAAAATATCTCGATACGCCCGATTTTGCCATGTTTAAAGCGCATGTCAACGGTAAATTAAATCGTTACAAAGTCCGTTTCCGGGAATATCCTCTGACGGGAATGCGCTTTCTGGAATCGAAGTTCAAACTGAACCGCGGCCGGACCATTAAAAAACGCATTTCGCGACAAGAACGAATTCCGGAAGAAAATGAGGTGGAAGATCAATTTGTGTCGGAACAAACGCCTTATAATCGGGAAGATCTGGAAACGAAACTCTACAATAAGTTTAATCGAATTTCGTTGATTCATAAAAGGGTAAACGAGCGAATTACGATTGATACGGACATTCATTTTTCACTTGATAAGGAAGAGTGGAAAGCACTGGGCGATGTGTCGGTTATTGAACTAAAGCAGGAGCAGTTCAGCCGACATGCCGGTTTTACCCACATTCTGCGAAAACACGGAATCAGGCCTGTTGGCTTTTCAAAATACTGCATCGGTGTTTCGATGTTGTATCCCGACACGAAAATCAACCGAATGAAGCAGAAGATTCTGTTGCTGAATAAACTAACTAAACACCTATCATGA
- a CDS encoding universal stress protein — translation MTDKLVTVARFSYLHRAYLMKGWLDSAGIESCILNQGLRYAIRSEAQNRVELQVREGDVEKALEIIDQVNEKYGPEFQEPDDMVSAIRRILVPIDFSSFALNAAKYAVHVAKQKKAELVLVHAFFNPIVSPWGYDNTYIYPSSVTDALHEIEEHATRGMTKFVSDLRAYMEEKDLLDITLTTRLVGGIAEETILELADSENFDLIILGAKGKSRSDYWYGSVTAKIIQKAKIPVLAIPEKSTYKDEMFKRIMYATNFDKSDGPAIRMLLNIARPLDVHVHVVHIDTSGENPFANYDLNHFKEKYAGIPEDVPMDFDMIKNDNQVKGIEQYIKDKEIDIISLTTHKRNLITSILKPSVARELLFHTTIPLLVFHSKD, via the coding sequence ATGACTGATAAGTTAGTTACCGTTGCCCGTTTTAGCTATCTGCACCGCGCTTACCTGATGAAAGGTTGGCTCGATTCGGCCGGTATCGAAAGCTGCATCCTGAACCAGGGATTACGATATGCTATCCGATCCGAAGCCCAGAACCGGGTTGAACTTCAGGTAAGAGAAGGAGATGTGGAGAAAGCTTTGGAAATCATCGACCAGGTAAACGAAAAGTACGGGCCCGAATTTCAGGAACCCGATGATATGGTTTCTGCCATCCGGAGGATTCTGGTACCGATAGATTTTTCCTCTTTCGCGCTCAATGCCGCAAAATATGCCGTTCATGTTGCCAAACAAAAGAAAGCCGAGCTGGTGTTGGTTCACGCCTTCTTCAACCCGATTGTTAGTCCGTGGGGATATGACAATACATACATCTATCCGAGTAGTGTGACCGATGCACTTCATGAAATCGAAGAACATGCTACGAGGGGAATGACCAAGTTTGTGAGTGACCTCCGGGCTTACATGGAAGAAAAAGATTTGTTGGACATCACCCTGACCACAAGGCTGGTCGGAGGAATTGCTGAAGAGACCATTTTGGAACTGGCTGACAGCGAGAACTTCGATCTGATCATTCTGGGGGCCAAAGGAAAATCACGGTCCGACTATTGGTACGGTAGTGTAACAGCCAAGATTATTCAGAAAGCTAAAATCCCGGTTTTGGCTATTCCGGAAAAATCAACTTACAAGGATGAGATGTTCAAGCGCATCATGTATGCGACCAACTTTGACAAATCGGATGGTCCGGCGATACGGATGTTGCTGAATATTGCCCGCCCGCTCGATGTTCATGTGCACGTGGTACACATCGATACATCTGGTGAGAACCCATTTGCCAATTACGATTTAAATCATTTCAAAGAGAAATATGCCGGGATTCCCGAAGACGTCCCGATGGATTTCGACATGATCAAAAATGACAACCAGGTGAAGGGAATCGAGCAATATATCAAGGACAAAGAGATTGATATTATCTCACTTACTACGCATAAGCGGAATTTGATTACGTCTATCCTGAAACCCAGTGTGGCTCGCGAACTGCTGTTTCATACAACGATTCCGCTTTTGGTTTTTCATTCGAAGGATTGA
- a CDS encoding DUF6340 family protein, translating into MNRVRIVFYFLFMLAGVSLLGGCSAVRTINIQLLQPPPTFVSDSVQSLTVFNRSMTPDFKNWDRDSLEQLLANRHLELDTTLRDSIAADTVIQVAAHQLFNSGRFDVVIPKESNLTNYLPATISPEPLDWNFVATMCQNFNTDALLVLESFNEEVNTDFDSGYEQDFSGNMVETYYGALDLTYHSRWRLYDPKHRERIRTFDVTDTIFWDSYGYTAEEMYYKLPSIKEALIEGGVVTGQDLAKKIAPQWKDARRRLFTTGKKDIDKAIPLAEKGDWEAAQKIWEQYADEGAKGRRSKVEFNLALANEMNGHIEKAIEWGVKSYKTYYRHQTDEYLRILDKRRKLLNKIDEEKETD; encoded by the coding sequence ATGAATAGAGTCCGTATCGTATTTTATTTTCTTTTCATGCTGGCAGGTGTTTCCCTGCTTGGTGGTTGTTCGGCAGTTCGCACGATCAATATTCAGTTGTTGCAGCCGCCGCCTACTTTTGTTTCTGATTCTGTTCAGAGCCTGACGGTTTTCAACCGGAGTATGACGCCGGACTTTAAGAACTGGGATCGCGATTCCCTGGAGCAATTGCTGGCCAATCGGCATTTAGAACTGGACACGACCCTTCGTGACAGTATTGCGGCTGACACAGTGATTCAGGTCGCAGCGCATCAGCTTTTCAATTCAGGCCGGTTCGACGTGGTGATTCCCAAAGAGAGTAACTTGACGAATTACCTTCCGGCGACGATTAGTCCGGAACCGTTGGATTGGAATTTCGTGGCAACGATGTGTCAAAACTTCAATACCGATGCACTTTTAGTATTGGAAAGCTTTAACGAGGAAGTGAATACGGATTTTGATAGTGGTTATGAGCAAGATTTTTCGGGAAACATGGTAGAGACCTATTACGGAGCTTTGGACCTAACTTATCATTCCCGATGGAGACTTTATGATCCGAAACACCGCGAAAGAATCAGGACTTTCGACGTCACGGATACGATTTTTTGGGACTCATACGGATATACTGCGGAGGAGATGTATTACAAGCTGCCGTCCATTAAGGAAGCTCTGATCGAGGGAGGAGTAGTAACGGGGCAAGATTTGGCAAAAAAGATTGCGCCTCAATGGAAAGATGCCCGCAGGCGTTTGTTTACGACCGGCAAAAAAGATATCGATAAGGCCATACCGTTGGCAGAAAAGGGAGATTGGGAAGCCGCTCAAAAGATTTGGGAGCAGTATGCTGATGAGGGGGCGAAGGGCAGAAGGAGTAAAGTGGAGTTTAACCTGGCATTGGCTAACGAAATGAACGGCCATATCGAAAAAGCAATCGAATGGGGTGTTAAGTCGTACAAGACTTATTACCGGCATCAAACTGACGAATACCTGAGAATACTGGATAAACGAAGAAAATTACTGAACAAGATCGACGAAGAGAAGGAGACCGATTAG